The region atgcagcttggttttctctaggtcaatcaacttatcttctaacatagcatttctattacttaaaaacagattgttctctttaatcctactattttctttagcaagagatttaagagacacacgcaaatgatacaattcagtagacatgtcattaaaagcatcattgcactcttctttagtaagtaCACCAATACATTGAACATAGAAAAATACTAATACATGTACCAAGATTATTCTAGAGACTCCCacacaattctattattttaatagtcaaaaatatattatttatttttaacaaCAATTGTCAATTTGGGCAATTTCTACCTTATTTGCTGAAATTTAAGTCATTTTCTTTCTGAACAACCCCCGATAAATATTAGCTGGAATTAGATCTGAGTACAATTGGTGAAATGGTGTCTCGAGCAAAGAAAAAGGGAAAAATATTCGCACAGGAAATTGGAGATGAAGACCTTTTGAGCAGATTATCAGATGAACTAATTCACAAGGTCCTATCATTTGAAGATGCAACAGTAGCGGTTCAAACCAGCGCTCTTTCGAGACGATGGAGATTTATTTGGACCACTCTGCCTTTTCTCAATTTCTGTTGGTATGGAAACTCTACACATAAAAATGTTTCTGAATTTATCCGCCATGTTTTGTCTAATCGAGACCATGAATCCCATCTTTCCGAAGTGAAATTTTGTGTTCACAATAATGTGTTAATTAAGGATTTAGTTGATAAGTTTATTGAGTATGCCATCTCACACAACGTGCAATCCTTAACTCTTGATTTGTTAGATGATAATAAGCCTTATAAGTTGTCCACCTTTAGCTCTAAGTCGTTAGAGAAACTCACATTGCGAGTCAATCTTGAAGAATGTGCACTCGAATGGGATTCCTGGGATTTGCCTGCCTTGACTCTCCGCCTGTGGAGTCCTGGTTACTCTATAAAAGATAAATTTTCGGGTTCATGGATTAAGGATTTATGGTTTACATGCTTGCCTGCCCTGAGAACTCTTGATTTATGGTTTACATGATTGGATTTTATCAGATTCATCTTTTTCTTTCAGTTTGCCAGCTATAAAAACCCTCCATCTGTCTAAGTGTGTATCTCCCATGACAAGGGTTTGGAACTTCCCAGCTGTAACAAGTATGCAGCTAGATTATGTATATATTCCCGATAACTTGGGTGACATATTATCTGCACTTGTCAATCTACAAAATCTCCAATTATTTCTATCACCAGATCAGCAAGATCATATCATATCTTGTCCTCCTCAAGTGTTGAACCTGACTATTAGAACCAGCTTCTGCCACTATGCTTTTATTTGTCAAAGCAATATGGTTTCAGCACCAAAGCTCTGCAACTTCACTTCTTTTGGTATCTTTGCAGCCGCAATTGGAGTTCCTGAGTTGGAAAACGTAAATATAAGGTTAAATGGTTGGTTTCAGGGCCTGAAATTAGCAGCAAGGAAACAATATCATCAGCGGCTAACATATATGCTTTCAGGTCTTGGTAATGCCAAAAACCTCACTTTTGACTCGGAGATTATAGAGGTAACTTGATTTATCTTGTCGATTGAAATATAAGCAATACCTTCAAGTCATCTGACTGAAAATAGTACTGCTATTAAATTGTGTAACTTGCGGCCTTGGTTAAATTAGGTTCGACTTGCAGGTAATCTTTCATGGAcctctatttttttttcttttgtgcTGTTTTATATTCAATCTTCTCTTTTTTATTTTTGTGGTTGTAGGCACTCATTGACATTTCCAACCTTCTTGTAAGTTTGCCTTCTCCATTCTGTAAGTTACAGTATATGAAGTTACCGAGGGGATTCAAAGAATCAAGTATATCTCGTGCTCTGAGAAGCTATTTACTTGGTAGCTCTCCTAAAGCTACCATCGTCAAAGAATTGCCTCAAGTTTTAATGTATCCATATTCATCTTGATAATACAATGTATTTTCTGTCTATTCTCTTGTAAAAGATAAATATATCAtagttgtgttacatcagtagtgattacctgagttgttacctgattgcttgatgaactaacttcattttcctcagaatcagccatgagagctaagttgacatactccacatcttcattctcttcctctccatcagctgcccaatctttttcttgagtaatgaaagccctttccttttgcttgagcagatcaaaatatttcttcttgtaatctacttggtcaaatttcttcttttcagaagttggctttctgcactcacttgcaaagtgtccacttataccacaattgaaacacttgaactttgatttgtccaccatgtttttatgaggtttagtggctctagtgtttttcttaaacttcatctttgcaaatctcctggacagaaatgcaagatgctcatcaacactatcagagtcatcttgactggagttgtcttcattctcagcaacttgctcttttcctttgcttgattcctgatttcttgtaccatctttggagtttgatgtagatctcacagtttcttgtctgcattccctctcattttcagctaccaatgcaactgaacttcctttctttctccccttctccaatacctcatcctgttccaactctagttcataagtcttcaagattccatataatctttcaagagtgaagtccttataatcctgagagtttcttaaggagacagtcatgggtttccattcctttggcaaggatcttaagaatttaagatttgaatccttcacctggtacactctaccatacagcttcaatccattcaacagcttttggaatctgttaaatgtgtcatttaaagattcattttcttcagaatgaaaatactcatactgttgaatgagaagctgcatcttgttctctattacttgttctgtaccttcacacagcagctgaactgtgtcccaaacctctttggcagttgagcaatttatcacattatcaaacatatccttgtcaagaccattaaacaaaatgttcatagccttcttatccttgtggacttcttctgtgtcttccattgtccattctgctctaggttttggaatggattgaccaacagcaattgtggccgtagcaactgtggctactttgtggggaatgtgaggaccattctcaatacagtttacataaccttcatcttgggagagtagatgaaggtgcattttcaccttccagtggtgataactgtctctgtcaagaactgggatttttactccaatatccttcttactcatctttgttagattccaagatctttaaactctttgtttgtcaagagcctgctctgataccaattgttatttctagagaactaacaatgagatttacagaaggggggttgaatgtaaatctcaaaacttttttcaagttttgagcagtttataaagactgtgtgttcaagatgaacaagtgtgtgaattgctttaagctgatacagacagatatatattcaaa is a window of Apium graveolens cultivar Ventura chromosome 11, ASM990537v1, whole genome shotgun sequence DNA encoding:
- the LOC141695420 gene encoding putative F-box/LRR-repeat protein At3g28410, with the protein product MVSRAKKKGKIFAQEIGDEDLLSRLSDELIHKVLSFEDATVAVQTSALSRRWRFIWTTLPFLNFCWYGNSTHKNVSEFIRHVLSNRDHESHLSEVKFCVHNNVLIKDLVDKFIEYAISHNVQSLTLDLLDDNKPYKLSTFSSKSLEKLTLRVNLEECALEWDSWDLPALTLRLWSPGYSIKDKFSGSWIKDLWFTCLPALRTLDLWFT